A stretch of the Lolium perenne isolate Kyuss_39 chromosome 3, Kyuss_2.0, whole genome shotgun sequence genome encodes the following:
- the LOC139837517 gene encoding uncharacterized protein, translating to MADDWKILGREVPAGLLRIATSEQALASLDEALVELDVRVVMARELCLGPMARALAVRARGPRPDGITPANLLQEALTEVRRLSATHGEVAHAFDLYRANVADAWEQHALGDVIDARRSETMRAAKEALDHLLAAATHSEAAADSYAVAQGVPYESPLWGRCTSAAENLARLALQDATTAHGAVTRMLDGLVLEFFDTWKLLKAAEKQPWKRLARSVARPLELAARLDGVVQDLRSLHSHLRKLSDQLHVKTSNMAAAGASGSSAASVIADLEAAHREIRRVMALHAAAGHILTVCAPHLDVEGDTVRTWDRHRTDAVCAGRETMRRMGCAVSACMALDTMLSGAQSANCSSTVEKSRATL from the coding sequence ATGGCGGACGACTGGAAGATTCTGGGTCGGGAGGTTCCGGCTGGTCTGCTCCGCATCGCCACCTCGGAGCAGGCGCTCGCGTCCCTCGACGAGGCGCTGGTTGAGCTTGACGTCCGCGTGGTGATGGCGCGCGAGCTGTGCCTCGGACCGATGGCCCGAGCTCTCGCGGTGCGCGCCCGCGGCCCACGGCCGGACGGGATCACGCCGGCGAACTTGCTCCAGGAGGCCCTCACCGAGGTCCGCAGACTCAGCGCGACGCACGGCGAGGTGGCACACGCCTTCGACCTGTACCGCGCCAACGTCGCTGACGCCTGGGAGCAGCACGCGCTCGGGGACGTCATCGACGCGCGCCGGTCCGAGACCATGCGCGCCGCCAAGGAGGCGCTGGACCACCTCCTCGCCGCGGCTACGCACTCGGAGGCGGCGGCCGACTCGTACGCCGTGGCCCAGGGCGTGCCCTACGAGTCGCCGCTCTGGGGCCGCTGTACCTCTGCCGCGGAGAATCTCGCGCGCCTTGCGCTCCAAGACGCCACCACCGCCCACGGAGCGGTGACCAGGATGCTGGATGGGCTCGTCCTCGAGTTCTTCGACACCTGGAAGCTGCTCAAGGCCGCGGAGAAGCAGCCGTGGAAGAGGCTCGCCCGGAGCGTGGCACGACCCCTCGAGCTCGCTGCTAGATTGGACGGAGTCGTCCAAGACCTCCGGTCCCTGCACAGCCACCTCCGCAAGCTCTCTGATCAGCTGCACGTCAAGACCAGCAACATGGCGGCCGCCGGCGCGTCGGGGTCCTCTGCTGCCAGTGTGATAGCCGACCTCGAGGCGGCACACCGTGAGATCAGGCGCGTCATGGCGCTCCATGCGGCCGCCGGACACATCCTCACAGTCTGCGCTCCCCACCTGGACGTGGAAGGCGACACGGTGCGGACGTGGGACAGGCACCGCACCGACGCCGTCTGTGCCGGCCGCGAGACCATGCGGCGCATGGGATGCGCGGTGTCTGCCTGCATGGCGCTCGACACAATGCTCAGCGGTGCCCAGTCCGCCAATTGCAGTTCGACAGTCGAGAAATCCAGAGCTACTCTATGA